The following proteins are co-located in the Silene latifolia isolate original U9 population chromosome 1, ASM4854445v1, whole genome shotgun sequence genome:
- the LOC141615172 gene encoding uncharacterized protein LOC141615172: MKSVAVILMGCGGVGRQLLQHIISCRSFHASQGVRLRVVGVADSKSLVFVSDFFTSELDDHCLAEICQLKSNSSSLSSLSSSVPCEVFSNAETMPKITEIAGHLVRSTGLVVVDCSASSDTIEILKKVVELGGCIVLANKKPLTSSMVDYDKLVLHPRRIRHESTVGAGLPVIVSINRLLSSGDTIHRIVGSLSGTLGYVMSELEEGKPLSQVVKTAKSLGYTEPDPRDDLGGMDVARKALIIARLLGERIDLGSLKVESLYPQEMGPETMTVDEFLANGVPQLDDHIAERVKRAASKGNVLRFVCVIEGSRCEVGIQELPKDSALGRLKGSDNVVEIYSRCYSEQPLVIQGAGAGNDTTAAGVLADILDIQDLFT, encoded by the exons ATGAAGAGTGTAGCAGTGATATTGATGGGATGCGGTGGTGTTGGACGCCAACTTCTTCAACACATTATCTCATGTCGCTCATTTCATGCTTCTCAA GGAGTGAGATTAAGAGTAGTTGGAGTTGCTGACAGTAAATCTCTTGTTTTTGTATCGGATTTCTTCACTAGTGAGCTTGATGATCATTGTCTTGCTGAAATTTGTCAACTTAAATCCAACAGTTCTTCATTATCGTCTCTCTCTTCTTCTG TACCATGTGAAGTGTTCTCCAATGCTGAGACAATGCCGAAAATTACTGAGATTGCTGGACATCTGGTTCGCTCTACAG GTTTGGTGGTTGTTGATTGCTCTGCTAGTTCTGACACTATTGAGATATTGAAGAAGGTGGTTGAATTGGGTGGCTGTATAGTCCTTGCAAATAAGAAGCCTCTTACATCCTCCATG GTGGATTATGATAAATTAGTCTTGCATCCACGTCGCATCCGACATGAATCAACT GTTGGTGCAGGTCTACCAGTTATCGTGTCCATTAATCGCTTACTCTCATCTGGGGACACTATTCACCGTATTGTAGGCAGCCTGAGTG GTACTCTGGGGTATGTAATGAGTGAGCTAGAGGAAGGAAAGCCTTTAAGCCAAGTAGTGAAAACTGCAAAAAGCCTTGGTTATACTGAACCAG ATCCTCGTGATGACTTGGGTGGTATGGATGTTGCAAGAAAG GCTTTGATCATTGCCCGGCTTCTCGGAGAACGGATTGACTTGGGAAGCCTAAAG GTTGAGAGTTTGTATCCTCAAGAAATGGGACCTGAAACAATGACTGTAGATGAATTTCTGGCCAATGGCGTTCCCCAACTTGACGATCATATTGCAGAGAGAGTTAAGAGAGCTGCTTCCAAGGGAAATGTTTTGCGTTTTGTATGTGTGATTGAGGGTTCCAG GTGTGAAGTGGGAATTCAGGAGCTTCCCAAAGACAGTGCATTGGGAAGACTGAAAGGGAGTGACAATGTG GTGGAGATATACAGTAGGTGTTATAGTGAACAACCATTGGTCATTCAAGGTGCCGGAGCTGGCAATGATACCACAGCAGCTGGTGTTCTTGCTGATATCCTCGACATACAAGATCTTTTCACTTGA
- the LOC141615186 gene encoding salutaridine reductase-like, which yields MLFKLHLNFIEDHQKLKRMASKQEYERIAVVTGANKGIGWEIVRQLATAGVTVVLTARDKERGEEATLKLHNLGLTNVVFHQLDVTDPNSITSLTHFIEAKFGKLDILVNNAGYDGMLVDKERLKALNITPQTWKSEAANLLPRLHDVMKTTHETAEACLNINYYGAKSVTEAFLPLLELSAVGARIVNVSSIIGELSRIPIAQIRNEFADVETLKEDRIHEILQNFLHHVKQDVLPANGWPSLKPAYGISKTALNAYTRLLAKKHQKMYINCVHPGHVDTDLAWHTGPMTPEEGALAPVKLALLPDGGPTGRFFNEMEEAAF from the exons ATGCTATTTAAACTCCACTTGAACTTCATAGAAGACCATCAAAAGCTTAAAAGAATGGCCTCTAAACAAGAATATGAGAG GATTGCTGTCGTGACCGGTGCTAATAAAGGGATAGGATGGGAAATTGTCCGCCAGCTTGCAACTGCTGGGGTGACGGTGGTTTTGACGGCCCGAGACAAAGAAAGAGGAGAGGAGGCCACCTTAAAGCTTCACAACTTGGGTCTCACCAATGTTGTGTTCCATCAGCTCGATGTAACTGATCCTAATAGTATCACCTCCCTAACTCATTTCATTGAGGCTAAGTTTGGGAAGCTCGATATATTG GTGAACAATGCAGGTTACGATGGTATGCTAGTAGACAAAGAAAGGCTAAAGGCCTTAAATATTACTCCACAAACCTGG AAATCTGAAGCAGCCAACTTGCTGCCACGCCTGCACGATGTGATGAAGACAACTCATGAGACAGCAGAAGCATGCTTAAACATAAATTATTATGGTGCGAAAAGTGTCACTGAAGCTTTTCTTCCATTGCTTGAGCTTTCAGCTGTCGGAGCAAGGATCGTAAATGTCTCCTCAATCATAGGAGAATTATCG AGAATTCCGATCGCTCAGATCAGAAACGAATTTGCAGATGTAGAGACCCTGAAAGAGGACAGAATTCATGAAATACTGCAGAATTTTCTCCATCATGTGAAACAAGATGTACTGCCAGCCAATGGATGGCCCTCACTGAAACCTGCCTATGGAATTTCCAAGACAGCACTCAATGCCTACACCCGACTGCTGGCGAAAAAACACCAGAAGATGTACATAAACTGTGTGCATCCTGGCCATGTTGATACTGATCTGGCATGGCATACAGGACCCATGACTCCAGAAGAAGGCGCTTTAGCGCCTGTCAAATTGGCACTGCTCCCTGATGGAGGTCCCACAGGACGCTTCTTCAATGAGATGGAAGAAGCTGCCTTCTGA
- the LOC141615254 gene encoding large ribosomal subunit protein eL30-like, whose product MVASSKKTKKTHESINNRLALVMKSGRYTLGYKTVLKTLRSSKAKLVIISNNCPPLRKSEIEYYAMLAKVGVHHYNGNNVDLGTACGKYYRVCCLSVIDAGDSDIIKNMPDH is encoded by the exons ATGGTTGCCTCCTCCAAGAAAACG AAGAAGACACATGAGAGCATCAACAATAGGTTGGCTCTAGTGATGAAGAGTGGTAGATACACTCTTGGTTACAAGACTGTCCTCAAAACACTCCGTTCTTCCAAAG CTAAGTTGGTCATCATCTCCAACAATTGCCCCCCACTTAGGAAGTCTGAGATTGAGTACTACGCTATGTTGGCCAAGGTTGGAGTTCACCACTACAACGGAA ACAATGTGGATCTTGGTACTGCATGCGGAAAGTACTACAGGGTGTGCTGCCTCAGCGTCATTGATGCTGGTGATTCCGATATCATCAAGAACATGCCTGACCACTGA